The following DNA comes from Mustela nigripes isolate SB6536 chromosome 15, MUSNIG.SB6536, whole genome shotgun sequence.
GTGACACgtgattgactttttaaaaagtagcgtGCAGTGACGCGGCCCAAACTGCCTGAGCCGCCTGTAGGCAGCCCAAGGGCcgggggtttcttttttttttttttttttNNNNNNNNNNNNNNNNNNNNNNNNNNNNNNNNNNNNNNNNNNNNNNNNNNNNNNNNNNNNNNNNNNNNNNNNNNNNNNNNNNNNNNNNNNNNNNNNNNNNtttttttttttttttaattttttttaaaggttttatttatttgacagagagagagtgatcacaagtaggcagagaggcaggcagagagagggagggaagcaggctccttgcttagctgagatcctgatgtagggctcgatcccaggaccctgagatcatgacctgagctgaaggcagaggcctacccactgagccacccaggtgcccgatggGCCGGGGGTTTCTTATCTGTGTTTTCTGTTCCTGCTTAACGTACTTGAGGTCACGCTGTGCATAAAGCTgtgttctctgcttttttttttttggttttgttttggtttttttaaaagatttgatttatttgaacgagagagagagagagagagagcatgagctggggagggagcagcagactccccgctgagcaggggcttGACGGGACTCCACCCTGGGacggtgacctgagctgaaggcagatgcctcaccGACGGGGCCACCAGGAgctgctttttctcctctttacTGTTTATTGGATGTATGTTTTCTGTGTTACTGAAGGAGTTGTTCTACTTAAATCAGTGTGTGCGAGCCTTCAGTCTGGCTGTCCCACAAAGCAGAATTGTATcgtttctgggtatttatcttaggttttttaaagatgataagATAATTTCTGTATTAAGTATTAACCGAACAGTGGTTTTATTAGCTTTCCTGTCATGTCATGTTATATGTGTTATCTTATATCAACTCTAGATGTTAATagatgtttaatttcttaaaatacggGATGGATGAGCAGTTGTAGGTTCAACAAAATGGATGGATATGCTAGCGGGTGGCACAGCGTGCCGTGGCCGGCTCGCgctccagggttctgggatgtgGGCGAGGCTCCCGGCCTGTGCTGCCAGATGGTCTGGTCGTGGGGTCATCCCTGAAGTCCTTTGGGGGGTGTCTGGCCCGAGATCAGCTCCGTTTTTCCCGGTAGCCCTCCAGCTGTGCGTGCAGTGTCAGTCGGCCGTGCTGCGCGCTGGGTGTTCTCAGAGTCGCGATTCAGGTATTGGCTCAAGTTTTCGAGGCTCACTCCAGGTTTGTAACAAGGCGAGTAAATTCACCaccatttcagaagaaaaatcagtGCAGAGACTGGCATTCTTTTGTGAAGACGGTAATTTCTTGGGCAGTTTGGATGCAGTTTGAAGCGGCTTTATGGCTGAATTATTTGCCTTTTCCGACTTTCTTGCTAGGCTGGATTTCACAGATGCGTAGTTCCGTTGTCAACGAGTGGAACGTTGAACAGTGTTTATTGTATGATGTTCCTAAATGCTAAAGGGCATTAAGATATATACATTTGGTTGCATGTTAAAGAAAAGTGTTTCTTGGTGCCCGAGCTCTGGCCTGTGGCAGGTGTGGGTGCTGTCCACCTGGGGCTCCCCTCTGTGTTGCCCGGTGAGAGCCGTGCCCGGTAGCCCATGCCCCAGACTCCCTCTCTCGTGTAGAGGAGCTGTGTCTCCCAGGTGGTTCTGCCCTTCTGGGTCTGCCCTGTTGAGGCAGCGGCTGGGCCCTTACAGTGGAGTAGCAGAGCCTGAGGCTTCTGGGCGACCCGAGACCCTGTGTGCTTGTGAGAGGTGCCTGCCTGGAGTCTCTGTTGAACTTGAAGTTCTCGACTCGCATCCCTTTAACATCTGACGTTTCTTAGAATATGTTTTTTTGCTGCTCAAATACCGAGAAATCCCCATGACTTTTGAGGACGACTCTGTGAGCAGGTTACACACGGGGGACACGTGCACTTTGTGGGTGACGGCTGTCAGCACAGGGGCCCCAGGATGCTGTCTGACGGTCAGTGTCTGGGccactgtgccaggtgctgggaggTACCTGAGCCCAGAGGTCTTTGCTCAGGATCCCAGCCGAGAATCTCTCTGCTGTAGGCCAGGACCTTGCCTGAGGTGCTGTTGACACAGGGGCCAGCTGGCTGTCACACGTACCCTGGGGCTCAGATGCCAGTGGCCCCCCAGTCGTGATAGCAGAGAGGTTAGATGTCCCCTGTTGAGACTCCCATGGGCACAGCGGCAACATCGACAGGTTCCAGACGCCCATCCGAGGACCAGGGTGTAGGGCTGAGCAGCCCTGCTTCCCAGAGGCACCGGCCCTACAGCCCTGCCCCCCAGACCCCTGGGCTCTGCCCTGCCAACCTTGCTGCCTTTCAGCGAGAGCCGTTTCCTGGGCTGGTGGACCGCTGTGGCTTCTCGCAGAGTGTCTGGATGAGACTCACCTGTCACAGCTCAGCTTCCTGGGCTCGGCGCTGGCTCCAGGGGAGCGGAGGGTGTCATTGGCATGTGTGTGCAAACCGCACCACGTGGCCACACGCACAGACCCCACACCTGCACACGTATGCGCACACAGCACGTGCATAGTCACGCACATGGCACACTTTAACAacatgcgcacacacgcacacaggcatACGCCGTACACAGaccacacgtgcacacacacgcctACACACTTTGCTGGGTGCTTCCCACACGCTCCTGGCTGGGAGCCTTGCTTTGGAGGATTCCTTGTCCTTTCCTGGGGCCCCTTTTTCCTAAGCTGCGCCCCCTCTGAAGATCCGGGGTGTCACAAGTACACAGCCTGGAAGAAGGAGCCGTGGTCTCCAGCTTTGGCGTGTGGGGTTTTGTGTGTGACGCAATCACCGATCCCGCGGCAGCCGGTGTTGCTTCGGTTCGGGGCCTCGGAGGCCGGGCGCGGGGGTGCCGGGTGCGCTGGTGCggacgtggggctctctgctctgcctgacCGCCTTGTCTCGCCTCGTCCTCAGTGACCTGACCAATGGTGCGGACGGCATGCTGGCCACGAGCTCCAGCGGGTCCCAGTACAGCGGCTCCCGGGTGGAGACCCCCGTGTCCTGCGTCggggaggacgaggaggaggacgACGACTTCAATGAGAACGAGGAGGAGGACTGACGCCCGCCCGCGGCCCGCCCTCGCGGTCTGCGTCGGGAGCGGCTGCTTCTGCTGCGGCTGCTTCTGCTGCGGCTGCTTCTGCTGCGGCGTGTGTTTCTTTCTGGCCTCCCCCCCGGGACCCGGCGGCGAGCTGCTGACCGGCCACGCGGCTCCAGCGAGCAGGCAAGGGCCGTGTCCCGCGGGGTCTCGGGGGGAGCGGTGGGGTGTCTCCACGCCAGCGGCCGCTCGGGCCCCTTCCCCGCTGTCTAGGGTTGTGTCTCCGTTGTCTGTCCTCACCCAGCCTTCCCTTTGCTCCCCGTCCTTGCCGAGCGCGCCGGGGCACTGGCGTGCCGGTCGGGTCGCCGGGGCGGGCCGCGCCGGTGCGCCGTGGGGCTGCCGCGTGTCTGCTGGGGCGTGCGGCCCCTGCCGGTGCCCGCCCATCCCGGGGCATCGGGGGGCCGGCGCACGGCGGCTCTGCTTTTCCTGGTTGGCGCCATCAGCTGTATCGTGACTATTTTCCCTTAAATTATATTGACTGTGATTCCGTCCAGTTTATACTTTTCTCTACGTTGCAGCAAATCGCGaagttctgtttctgtttttgttcgtTCGGTCAGAGTCTCCTGCCGTTGCTGGTGCGGCGGCGACCGCGGCGGGAGGCTCGGGCACGCGTGCCGCTGGGGAGGCCGCCTGATTTCTCCCAGGCAGGCGTGACTCTGGGGTCGTTGTTCACAGGCCAGCACGTCTGTCATCTGAGGACACGAACTGAAACAAACGTCGTCTTTGTTTCGTGGCACCTCCTGTAATCTGTGATGAAGTCGACATTAAATAGAGAGAatgttctaacagttttttaactcagaatttgtcaatcatttttaatagttctttttttataagaagaaaaaggaatttcagGACAGGCAGTAAGTAgtcccttttaaaatttattcacaaAAACCCATTAACCGCACAGTTGCCGTCAGCTGCCTGTTCTAAACAGTAGTCTTTTTATTGAAACACAAATAaacttttctgtaatattttatggAATATAAAGAGACTTTAATTGTTTGACTTGTTTAACTTGGCACTGttagtttttattaataaaacGCGCATGGGCATTTTAAACAAGTTCTCTGCTCCTCTGATTCCAGATTCTTGTCCACAAGTCACTCCGTCTCCCGTGTCGGTCTCGCTTCTCTCCGGGCGAGGGCAGGCGACCAGGCCGGACGGGGGGCCCGGGGCACACACCGAAGCCGCCCTCCACCGTGCACTCCGCGGGCACGACCCTGTGTCCCTCTCGGGCCCTCGCAGTTGAGACAGGGTCGGGGGTTTGGCTTTCAGGTGCGAGGTCGTACGGTGAATAAGGGCCGCAAAGGGGTGTGGACGGTGGAGGACTGTCGCCTGCCCCGGGGCATCCGCGGTGCCACGGAGCGAGGGGCGGCCGCTGCGGTCTTGCCGGTCATGACTTCCGTCTGCTGTTGAGGGCAGCAGGCGCTGGAGGGTGGTGGCCCGGTGGCTCCGTGCTCACTGGGTGCCGTGGGCCCGCGAGCCCAAGGTGGCCTCCCCGTGGGACCCGCGGAGCTGGCGTGGGTGGGGCCGCTTGCAGAGGGAGCCTGTCCTTGGGGTCCGACAGGCTCTCACCCTCAGCTGTGAGGGACTGTGTCGCTCTGGGAGGTGACATGGCACCTGGTGCTTGCGTGGGTCAGGACACCAGGTCGTGCggtggctgggggcaggggctctCCGGGAGAGTGTGTTGGTTTGATCAGACGCTCTCGTCCCGGGCTTTGGTGCAGGACCTGGAGTGAGCCGCCCGCGCGTCCCTGGGTGTTGGAGGGCGGGCCTGTGTCCGTGGCTTCCCGTGGGGCGCAGCCCATGTGACGCCCTCTTGCCCCCTGCTCACCTCCTGCGGGTGGGCGGGCTCCCGGGGACAGCCCCGCTGCGGCCTCGTCCGAATTTCccggacgggggtgggggggtgaaaCTTGAAAAGATTTCCAAAGAGAAAGGGATTTTGTTGTTACGTGTTCCCCTTATCAGAAAAGACATGATTGCTTTAGCCCGAGTAAGAGTGACTTTAATGTTTGATTTTTACAGTTTAGGAATTCCGTTCTGTAGGAGCAAACTTCAGGATGCCCATTTTCGTCGTACGTCCTGTTCTCTGGGGGCGCGAGCCGTGTCCGTGCGACACGGTGCCGGCACTGCGGTGAGGAACATTCCGTCCGTCTGAGCCGTCCTCGGGGCCCGGTGGTCGGGCAGCTGCTGCCTCGCAGTTACCACGCTGGCCCGGGTTGTTGCCGCAGCTCCGGACTCGGGGTCGACGGGAAAGGAGGGAGCGAGGCCGCGGACTCTGCCCGAGGTGCCTGGGGCACAGGGGCCTGCCGGCCGTTCCCTGGGCGGGCTGCGGAGCGCTGGAGGCCtggtggggggcagcaggggcCCGCGGGGCAGGCCGGCCTCCCCCTACTGCAGAATGTTGAGCTTGAACTCCACTTTCCCTTCATAGGGGTCGTGGGGGTTGTCGAAGGTCACATGGTCGGCCAGGATCTTGCACACGACGAGGACCTCCGTGTTTCTGGGGACATTGAGCAGCTTGGCGGCGACCAGAGGGTTGCTGTAGTGGGGCTGGAGCCCGTGCGGGAAGATGGAGGAGGACCTCATGAGGAGCGGCTCGACGGGAGCCAGTCGGGGGGCAGAGACGGGGCGCCTGCCTGCTCGGCCCGCGCAGGGCCCGTGTGGAGACGCGCGGTCCCCCCTGAGGGACGAGGATCCCCATCTGGGCTCGGGGGATAACACCAGGGATGCGTCAAGTGCAAATTATATTGGATGAAAATtaccataaaaataagaaaaattgggAGATTTGAAGGCTGTGCTTTAACGTGGATGTATGGTTGTCTGAAAGGATTCGGGAAACTCTGGGAACCTGGAACCGTTAGGTTCGGTACTGGTGTTTCGCACGGGAGCTGTGTTTTCAGGTAGGGAGACGCCCAGAGGGCTGCACGGTCCCCCTGGTCCCCGGTGTAACGGGAGTGTCGCGGGCCTTCCTCGGCCCTTCAGTCTGCGACACGTGTGCGGCTGTTGTCGGAGAACCGAGACGCGGCCTACCTGCGCCTTCCTGCCGTAGTAGGGGAAGTAGTGGAGGCTGAAGGTGCCGTTGGGCGGGTAGTACTCCACCTGGAGGGGCCGGGCGTCCTCGTGCGGGTCCTGGGGGCGGAGAGGCCGGTGCCTCAGTGAAGCAGGCTCCGAGCGTCtgcgtgcgcgtgcgtgtgtgtctgcgtgtgtctgcctgtgtgtgcgcgtgtgtctgcgtgtgtgcgtctgcctgtgtgtgtgcgtctgCGTGTGTGAGCTGCCCGGCAGGTGGCCGGAGCTCGGCAGAACATGGACAGAGGACACCTTGTGTCTGTTCAAAGCTCAGGTTAGCACTCGTGGGCGGTCCCAGGAGACACAGCCTCACCCCACAGCGAGGCAGGCGCGGGGGGTTGGGCGCTGCGGAGCCCCCGGGGGGGAAGACCAGCCTCGGAAGAGACTCAGTGGAGACATGCTTGTTTTGGGGGGCTCGTGCTTTAAAACCGGTTTTGAGAAAAACTGGAGGGAATTACTGCTGAGTCTTAGTGGGTTTTTCCAAACTGGCACCAAACACTCCGAACGATGTGAGTGTGGGCGCTGTCCCCGATGCGTCCTGGGCCAGACGGTGACGGAGATCGCTTTCCTCACGGGTGTTAGTCCCTGCGGTGCTgctcggggcgggggcggggcgcgcgaCTTTGGGCGGCCGCCGGGAGCCGGGGCCCGCGGGGATCCGGGGGCGACTGGCTCTGGCGAGACCACACACTCACCAGGAGGGCGCAGTCCGCCCTGGGCGCTGTGCCGTTGCTGGGCAGGAAGTTCACGATCTGGAAGGAAAAGGCGTCCGTGTGGCTCCTGCCAGCTGCGTGCACGAGCGGCCTGTCCGAATGGCCAGAAACTGCCCCACGCGGTGGTCTCGGCTGCCGGCACACGGCAGCGCTGGACGGGGGGTCCGAGCCGTGGCTGGCGCACTCTGCCGCTCCACGGTGCCTGTGACGGGTCCCCTGGGTGCCTGCCTGTGCTGCCCCGCGCAGGCTCTCGGCCTCCCGCGTCCCGGCCGTGCGTGCGCCTGCGCCCTCCCCACAGTTCTGCCCTGGTGCGCATGGCTCCCTCTGCCAGCAGCGTCGCGACCGGACGGGGACCCTGGAGGGTGTCTTCCAGATGCTTCCCCAGGTGTCTCAGGAAGGAAGTTTAATTGTGCCGCATGCCTGCTGGCCGACGGGGAGCAGAGACCCCCGGCCCTCTTGCCCTGTTGGCTTCCAGTGGCCTCCATGGCTGGAGGGACCATGCCGCCCTGTGGTTCGCTGGCACCGCCGTGCAGCCTCCCTCGTGCCCAGTAGAGGGTCCCTGGCCCAGATGGGGAGCTGGTGCTCAACTTGGCTCCCAGCCATTCTCGTGGCACCGGACGTGGCCCGGCTGCTGGCGAGCTGTGTGTGCACGCGGCCGCCCTCAGCAGCCCCGACCGGCTTGGTCAGATCCCAAGCCAGCACGATGGGCCTAGCATGCCTAGCGGAGGAACAGGGTAGGAGGGGCTGCGGCGCGTGTCCCAGCCCTACCAGCCTGGTCCCTGTGCTGGGGTGCATGGGGTCACACGAGGGCCGGGCACCCAGGCCCCTCCAGGCCACGGCTGGGTCTGGGGTCTGTAGCCCCGCCGTGTGCTCACCCTGTTCATCTTAATGATGAAGCACGGCTTTCCTTCCGCGAAGCCGAAGTTGGGGTCCGTCAGACCTGAGCAGTTTTGCAGCATGTCTGCTGTGAACTTGCAGGAGAACTTGGTGTGGTTTGGGGCCTGGAAGCTTTCCTGGAAGAAGTACTTCTCGGAGGTGCAGTTGATGCTGTCCTCCTGGGAAGCTGGCGAGTAGCCTGCCAGGACAGATGAGCCTGTGGGCGCCGACCTCCAGCCACAGCCACCTGGTGTGGTGCCGCTGGCGGGAGGGTGGGGAAGCCCGTACCCTCCCTGAGATGGTCttagaagagggaggagcagaggtgggAGCGTTTTAAACGTCACCTGCCAGGAAGTCGTGGAGCGTGTGCACGAGGTGCACCCAGGTCCTGTTGTCAGAGACGTTGTAGGAAATGTCCAGGCCTTTCTCCCCGTAGACATCTGGCCTCAAGGTCACCCCTGGAGGGAGAGCACCACACATCCTACTCCGTTCCCCCCAAAGGGCTGGTCACATCCCAGCCCCGGAAATGCTGCGGAAATGTCCCGGCCCGGTGGCCAAGCGTGGGCTGCCGTGGTCCTGGCCAGTCCTGGGTCCTCAAGGGCCCCTGGGCAAGGACGCTGCGGCCAAGTGTCCCGCAGCAGGAGCTCAGCAGGGGCCCGCCCTCCCGGGAACCGAACCGCGTCGCCAGAATTAACATTGGACACTTCACTGGTTTCGGGCATGTCTGAGAGCACTCAGACGCCGTGTTAACCCTATGAGAAAAGGAGCGCACGTGTGGCGTCGGGACCGTTGCTCGGCTGCTGGGTAGCCTCGCTTGTGTTCACATGAAGACGCGCAAACCGGAGTCACAAATTTGGTAGACGGGGTCCTCGCGCTCGGTCCTACTTGACTTCCATTTCCCAGCGCCCTCGTCAGGCTCAGCTCCTCCCGTCCACGGGGACCATCGTGTTTGGCCGTGTGCACGTTCCACAGCTCAGGAAGCCAGTCCCGTTGACGGGACTTTCTAAACAGCCAGCCAGCGCTCTCTCGTTCCGCGGATGCTGTGGGAGTAGCAGCTGCGCGTGGCTGGAAGGGATCTGACCCAGGAGAGAGCGGCCGCCGCTCACAAGCGCCTGCCCCACGCGTGCACTGCCGCGGCCCCTCCCTGTGGGCTCGCGGCTTGCTCACCGCGTCAGGGGCAGCTgtcgccctctctctgcctcccggGGCCCTCCCACCCACTGGGCTTTGGACAGGTCACGTTACAGTGTATCTGGAGGTTTGTAACGTGGTGTGTTCTGCTCTTAAACCAGGTGAAACCCTCAAGGCTATCCGTTGGTTGTCCCTAGAAATGACCTCCAACAAGGCACTGGGGTGTGTGATCACTGATCAAGGGGTTCACAGGAGAGCCCAGCAGAAGAGCTGGACCGGCCGAGGGAGACACGTCTACCCGGGCTCCGGGGCCCACGCCTACCACCTCCGAGAGACGCGCATTCTGGCCTCTCCTGGGGAAGTGCGGGGCCGCGGCGGCACTCCCTCAGGACGCGTCCAGGACGCGCAGGGGCGAGCGCCCGGGTAACTGCGCTGCAGAGCGTGTTTCTTCCTGGGTTCCGCGGCCTGTCCCCCACCGCAGCTCGCGCCTGCCCATTCTCGTTCGGTTTGTGCAGACAGCTGGGCTAAGCCGCCTTCTCCAGGACCTGGAGTGCCGCCTCTCTGCCCCAGGCCTTGGAGTCCTGTTGTCACCAGTGACCTCCTCTCCTCTCGGGCCCGACTCGGGGGAGCGCCTGCTCGGCCTTCGTGCCGGGCCTCTGCCCTCGGACGGGCTGCTCTTTGAGAAATGCATGTTCTGAAGAGCCTGTGGTCCTGGAAGTGGTCCTCCCGGAGGGGAAGCGTCCGTGTTGAGGCGTGTCCTTTCCTCCCCACAGACTCTCCGTCCCCTCCCTGCTGTCTCGTCCGCCTCCCCAGACGTGTCCTGTGTGTCATCCGCATAGCAGGTGAGTGAGGTAAAGACCGTCTCCGCACCAAATCTGTTCTAATAATTAAGACTAAAccaagtcaggggcacctgggtggctcagtgggttaagcctccgccttcggctcgggtcatgatctcagggtcctgggatcgagccccgcatcgggctctctgctcagcggggagtctgcttcctcctctctctctgcctgcctctctgcctactggtgctctctgtcaaataaacaaataaatcttaaaaaaaaaaaaaaaaactaaaccaagTCAGACTATAGTATGGGGTCACCATCTTCAAAAGAAGCTGAGGGGCTGTCTGTACCCGGGTGCCTCCAGAACCTTGGGGCCACCAGCAGGAGAGGCCCCTCCAGGCTGCCCCCCGGCGTTCATTCTGGAGGGACCCAGCATTGCCCTGACGCGTGGGGTCCTGGTGCCCCGGCGCCAGCCACAGGCCCTGTTACCTGGTGACTTTAGCTGGTCTTGGTAGTCGGGTGTGTATGGGTCGAGCGTGCACATCAGCGTGTAAATGCACAGGGCGAAGATTCCGGTCATCACCACGTAGAAACCCACGTAATAGAGGCTGATCCAcactgtggggagagggaggaggcctgTGACCCAGGGTGACATGCTTCTCCATCAGAATGAAGAATCAGTGGTGTTTGTAGCGCCTTCACACACAGTGCTGTCCGCCATCACTTTCGTCAAGTTCCAGAACGTTCTCACCCAGGAGATGCTCTGTACCCCTTAACTTAAAGGTCCTTTAAAATCATAAGCTTTAGGAACATagctttaaaattgcttttttcaAATCTAAGGCTGAACCTTTGGGGCTGTCCCTCAGATGTTCCCACTTTGTAGATGTCTGCTGTCCGTGGGAATTAGAGATGAAATGGCCTTTTGGGGTCATCTGGTGAGGGAGGGGCGGCCTGGCCAGAAGCCCTGGCAGGGCTTGGGTCCTGGGCGCCTGGACTGCTGGTGGGTGGTCCTGTGCATGTCCTCAGAGCACCGCCCCACCGTCCCCCGCTCTGTCTGCCGTCCCCGCTGTCACCagccgcaccccccacccccgctcatcCCCACCGCCCCCGCCGTCCCCCACCGTCTCTGCTGTCCCCACTGTCCTGCGGTGTCCCCCGCCATCCCACACCCCTTGGCCGGCACGTACCCCACCGGGACAGTGTCCGGCCCAGCATCTGCCCCGTGTCTGGGTTCCAGCAGTAGCGCTGGAACTCCTCCATCCGCTGACTGCATGACTTTTTCTCCTGCAGTGCTGCCATCCTGTAGAACCGGGGTGCTGCCCTCACCCAGCCCGGGAGGAGAGGGGCCGCCTCTGGGTTTTATAGTCTCCTCCCCCAGAGGTCAAGGTGCTGTGGAGACAGGCTCCAGGGAACGCAGCAGGCGTTGCTGGTCACACCCTGCTGTCCAAACACAGCGGCTATCAGACGTCTCGCTGCCCCTCCTCTCGGATGCCCTTGGCCATGTCCTTGTCCGTCCTGATACCGACCAAGGTCAAGGGCTTCCCTGCAGGAGAAgcagttctctgttcctttcactTCCTTCAGGGGCAGAGATGTGAGGCGTGCAGGGCAGGTCTGACCCCGGCTCTGTGCCCGAGATGGTCCTGGTCTGAGCTGATGGGGGCGGCGGCCGGGGGCTCCCACCGCCATCGCTCCTGCGGGTCGTCACTTGCTGGGGAGCACGTCTGACACGGAAGATGCCCCGTGCCAAAGGGGCCAGGAGCTCTGTTCTAGACGTGAGGGTTCCCAGGGTCCTCGTCTTTACCTGCCGTCACTCCTGATGTTTTGTGGAGGTGAGGAGGCTGCTGTCCTCCGAGATCTGTTGTTGGGGTCAGGCTGGGGCCCTTCAGGACTACCTTGTGTCTTTGAGGAACTGACAGGCATACAGTCTAGAGGTACTTTCTGGAAGGGAAAGCACGCCAGCCCCTGCTCACCTGGTGGAGACCCGCTGGGCCCAGGGGCTTCTGACCAACTGTGCTGCTGGCGTGAGGACCGCGGCAGTGTCCGGGTGGGGGACACTTGGCCCGTCTTGGTCTGGCAGCACACCCACGCCTGCTGGGTCGCCTGTCCCACCGCCAGGCTTCTGAGGGCTGACTTGCCGGGGGGCCTGAGTACCCAGGCAGCGGCAAGCCCTCCAGACCAGCCTGACGCATGGCCAGAACCAGGAGGCCTCGGCAGTCTGTGCAGCGGGTCCGTGACACCTGCTCCCCGGGGCCCCCTCTCTGCGGTTAGGTGACGGTGACATGCCACAGAAGTCTTTTCCCAAACAGCGAAGTCACAGCCTGATGAAAATAGTGGGTTTTGTACACAGAGACCTAGAATCTCACGGGTTGCTTCATCTGGGTTTTCCCTCTGAAGGAGGGAAAGTGTAGCCAAATTTGAGGTTTCtttgggaagaagaagaagaaaatgctcCTGTAGTTGTTCCGCCTTATTTTCTTTAGGATGATTCAgagttttttttaacaaaacaagtAACCGAAGATGCAGAGGGAATAGAGCCATTTTAGCTCAGACTCATGACTTTTTAATGAACCAATTCTGTGTATTTTCCGGGACACTGTTCTCATTCACAACTTTGGCATTTTAGGGCAGTGAGACTCAGGGGTGTTAGGCTACAGTCTGGGCCTTGGACCCCGATTGCCAGGGCCCGAAGGCACCGTGCCGTCCGTGCTGTCCCCAGAATAAACGCTGCTTTGAAGTGAGGCAAGAATTCTTTCTAGAAGTCACTGAGTATAACCTTCCACATCCGTGGAATGCTCAGCTGCACACAGGTCAGCACGACGACCTCAGGGTGCATGCCGGCGGGGAGGAGAGGGCGAGGACAGCCGTCTGCACTGCGCGCGCCGAGAGCGTGGCCTGGATAGGCCGTGGGGTGAGAGCGGGCTGCAGGCAGTGTGGGGTGCCCAGACCTCCCCCACGTGGCAGTAACAAGGGGGCCCCCCTTCTGCTGCCGGATAGGGTCCTTGAAGGCCCGCTAAAATGAAGGATTATGGAGTAGCAGAGTGTCCAGGGTCTCGCTGGTGGTCATGCAGCAGACCAAGGTCCAGCAAGGTTGCAGCGTGAGCTACGGCGGTCAGCAGGTGCCGCTACCATGGGGCCGGGGTGTTGggattggagattttttttttttgaaagatttatttatttgacagagagaaatcacaagtagacagagaggcaggcagagagagagagaggaggaagcaggctccccgctgagcagagagcccgatgcgggactcgatcccaggaccctgggatcatgacctgagccgaaggcagcggcttaatccactgagccacccaggcgccccgggatcGGAGATTTTAAGGCAGTTGTGATAAAAGTG
Coding sequences within:
- the ATP4B gene encoding potassium-transporting ATPase subunit beta: MAALQEKKSCSQRMEEFQRYCWNPDTGQMLGRTLSRWVWISLYYVGFYVVMTGIFALCIYTLMCTLDPYTPDYQDQLKSPGVTLRPDVYGEKGLDISYNVSDNRTWVHLVHTLHDFLAGYSPASQEDSINCTSEKYFFQESFQAPNHTKFSCKFTADMLQNCSGLTDPNFGFAEGKPCFIIKMNRIVNFLPSNGTAPRADCALLDPHEDARPLQVEYYPPNGTFSLHYFPYYGRKAQPHYSNPLVAAKLLNVPRNTEVLVVCKILADHVTFDNPHDPYEGKVEFKLNILQ